The Gemmatimonadaceae bacterium sequence TATCTCGACGATCAGATCAACCTTGAAGTGGGTGTTGAGCTGGGCGCGCCGTTCGCCGGGTACGGCGAAGTTGTCGGCTCGGCTACCCCAGCAGGTCCCGTAGCTACCACCACCCATAATGGCCCCTACGATCAACTCTACAAGGCACATGAGGCGATTCGTCTGTGGTGCGGGAGAAGCGGGCACACGCTGGCCGGCCCGAATGGGGAGATTTACGGTCATTGGAAGGACGAATGGAACAGCGACCCGTCCAATATCTGCAAGAGCTATGACCAAAAGCTGTGGATGGCCGCGACAGGTTTAAGCGGCGATTCGGTTTCCGTCGACGAACACGACGCCGTCGATCAGGTCTTGCAGCTTCTCGCTGCCGTTCAGTTTCCTCCACCGCCCTTCAGCCTTGCGTGCCAGCTTGAAGGCCATGGCCAGGCCGGCCTCGCGTGAGCCGGGGCCTTTGGTGCGGTAGGTGCGAAGTCTCACCGTCGCGAAGGTGCTCTCGATGGGGTTGCTGGTGCGCAGGTGCTGCCAGTGTTCGGCGGGGAAGTCGTAGAACGCCAGCAGCTCGGCACGATCCTTCACCAGACACTCCGTCGCCCGCGGCCACTTCGTTCCGTAGACCTCGACGAAGCGGTCGAAGGCTTTGATTGCGTCTTCTCGCGTCGCGCTCATCCAGATCTCGTGCAGCATCGACTTGGCCGCGGGTTGCTGATTCTTCGGCAGCTTGTCGAGCACGTTGGCGGTCTTGTGCACCCAGCAGCGTTGGTGCCGCGTCGAGGGGAAGACCTTCGAGAGCGCCAGCCAGAACCCCAGCGATCCGTCGCCCGTCGCCAGCTTCGGCGGCTCGGTCATGCCTCGTGCTTTGAGGTCCAGCAGCAGCGCCGTCCAGCTCGCCTCGCTTTCACGCTGGCCGTCGATCATCGCGATCAGCTCCTTGCGGCCGTCTTCGGTCGCGCCCATCAAAACAAGCACGCAGGGGCGGTCGTCGGTCAATCGACAGCCGAAGTAGATGCCGTCGGCCCAGAGATAAACGTAGCGTTTGCCGGACAGATCTCGCTTGTTCCACTGGGCGTACTCGTCCTGCCACGACGCGGTCATGCGCGTGACCGACGTCGGCGACAGGCCTGATCCGTCGAAGCCCAGGTGCACCAGCGCATCCGGCATCTCGCCGCTGCTGATCCCCTTGAGGTACAGCCACGGCACCAGGTCTTCGATCGCACGGGTCTTGCGAAGATAAGGCGGCAGAATCTTCGAGGTGAAGCGAAAGCGCACGCCGTTCTCATCGACGCGCCGGTCGTCCACGCGCGGCTGGTGAACCTCGATCGGACCGACCCCGCTGAGGATCGTCCGCGGCGGCTTGCGCCCGTTGCGCACCACCAGCCGATGCCCGGCGTCGTCGCGATGATCAGCGTGAGCATCGACGTACTCGACGACTTCGTCTTCGATCGCCTTCTGCAGGGCGCGACGCGCTCCCTCACGTGCGATCTGCTCGAGGGTGACACGAACGACCGGCTCGGTTGCCAGCCGCAGCGGAAAAGGTGATAATGACATGTGGCGTATCCTTCCCGGCCTCGT is a genomic window containing:
- a CDS encoding IS256 family transposase, with amino-acid sequence MSLSPFPLRLATEPVVRVTLEQIAREGARRALQKAIEDEVVEYVDAHADHRDDAGHRLVVRNGRKPPRTILSGVGPIEVHQPRVDDRRVDENGVRFRFTSKILPPYLRKTRAIEDLVPWLYLKGISSGEMPDALVHLGFDGSGLSPTSVTRMTASWQDEYAQWNKRDLSGKRYVYLWADGIYFGCRLTDDRPCVLVLMGATEDGRKELIAMIDGQRESEASWTALLLDLKARGMTEPPKLATGDGSLGFWLALSKVFPSTRHQRCWVHKTANVLDKLPKNQQPAAKSMLHEIWMSATREDAIKAFDRFVEVYGTKWPRATECLVKDRAELLAFYDFPAEHWQHLRTSNPIESTFATVRLRTYRTKGPGSREAGLAMAFKLARKAEGRWRKLNGSEKLQDLIDGVVFVDGNRIAA